The window ATTCAATCTTATCAGGAGAAAATGAGTTAATTTGATACCAAATTTGTTGAAATGTTAAGGGATAACAgatgtattttgtttgttttatcccCTTGTATCATAATCATCTGTTACTCATTAGTTATGTAGGATTCAAAAGGGGGAAAAGTCAATTTATAAATGCCATATATAGATTTTGATATCTAGGCTATgagaatattattatttatttatattatattatataattaattatattatattaatcttCAGAGGTAAATTAGATACTGTTTGCCTCACTTTAATTAGTTTTTGTCAGCCTCCACTTATACTAGTCTTGAGATCAAAACTTCAGAGAGAAAATTATTCAACCTTATCAGGAGAAAATGAGTTAATTTGATACCAAATTTGTTGAAATGTTAAGGGATAACAgatgtattttgtttgttttatcccCTTGTATCATTCATAATCAGGATTCAAAAGGGGGAAAAGTCACTTTATAAAGGCCATATAGATGTTGATATCTTAATATTCAGCCTTGCTTTGACATAGGCATATTATAACCTGCATGCTAACATTACTTGTCCTTATCCTCTTTAACTTGTTGAAAACCTGCCATCAGTTTATAGCTTCAATTGAAAATACAGATGCAAAATGTGAGGCAAAGCAGTGTTATTAAAGCAGAGTTATGTCAGCAGTGAGAGAGGGTCAACAACATGCTGCACCAACAGCCCACATTTCACGTTTAACGTGTCGTTAACGCCAGAGAGACATGACGGTTAACTGCCATCCGGTGAGTCAGCGGATAGCCGTTAGCTAGAGCAGTTAATGTTCAAACTCaccgggctgtgtgtgtgtgtgtcagtgtgtgtagtAACGGCTGTTGATCTGACGGCGGTTATAAACGTTAACTCAACCGCCCCCTTTTTGCTCAacggctgctttttttttttttttacaacggctgttttttttttttggctgttaCCCACCAACAGTCAGTCATGTGATTGTAACGTAAAACCCCTAACCGGAAAACAACGACGGACGGACGACCCCTCTCCTCTCCGTCCGCCGCCAACGAACGTTAGCACAGGGGGGAAACAGTACAAGCGAGACCCAGAGagaggacggacggacggacgagAGGAGAGTCGTCGTCGTCCCCggtaacaaacaaaacaacacggCGACACAAACTACCACCAGCGGAGGAGCAGGTAACGGCTGTTTTTGTAGCTACACTGTGACGTTATTTAGGCTACTTGTGTGCGTGAGCTTCGTCTAACTGTAATTGTCACGGAGGGAAGTTAAAAGAAATTCGTGACCAACCGCCCCATCCCccttgcttgcttgcttgcttgcttgtCGCTCGCTCTCCTTTTTCccggcatttgtgtgtgttgtgtgcgcGCCCCCCCCGCGTGCGTGCATGTCCGTTTTTCTCTCTCGCGCTATAGCAATAGCAGCAACCGAAGATAGAGACACACAAGGACTATTGAAGGAGGTAAGGACAGCGCGTCATATTTCAGGGGTATTACGCATGCGTAGTGTAACCatattctactgcgcatgtgcaatacCCCTATCCAAGACCGCGACCATCCTCCTTTTATAGTCCTTGTAGAGACCCGAGGCGGAGGCAGGAGTCAGTCAAGGCGCGCTTTATTTTGCCCTCCTTGCTTTATATATCTGTTATTCCTCTGTTCTTATTATTAAATCGTTTTGTTCCCTTGTTTACCTCCATCACCTTACCTCACAgatggtgtattttttttagaataacAGATAAATCTCACTATACGGAAGTAACTGTGTTCCACGTGTCTACATCACACACATCAGGGGCGGTGCTTTTATTGTTGCAAACAAGTTAGTATTGATTAAACACAGGCATGGGTACGGTGGCTGTAAATGACTGGATCATGTGCACTACCAATTGAATTCACATGATCAATAGTTGTGCGGTTGATCAATATTAGTGTCAATCAGGCAGATATTCATAATAATACTTGTTCATCTGTGAAGCAACCAAACAACCATGTTGTCCTCTAAAATTACCATAAAGCTGAACCAACACCCTCTAAAACAGTTCAAAAGAGAAGATTATAACCTTCATGGtggtaggatttattgcagggctgttATATCGATGTACCTAAAAACCTTTCAACTGAGTGCTACTCACCCTccctgcagcaccacaatacatctaacaaaatattagttttttattatatatattttttattaatggtTGCACTGACCCTTTTGCTGTGCTCCTACTTCTTCATCACAACTTGTTAGCTGTTGCACCTCTTGTAGATAACTAATGCTGTTTAAATTATAGTGCTGCATAGTTAAAGttaaagatagatagatgtggAGCAGCTTGCAATGAGAATGTGCATTATGTGTTGTGCTTCTGTCACATGTTGTTGAATCCACATCTAAAAAAACCAAATACAATTGCaggtataaaaagaaaatatatatgcaGCACTATAATTTAAACAGCATCTTCAAGAGGTGCAACAGCTAACACGTTGTGATGAAGAAGTAGGAGCACAGCAAAAGGGTCAGTGCAGTTAGAtgtattgtggtgctgcagggAGGGTGAGTTGCACTCAAATTGCAAGTTCTTTTTAGGTACATCGATATAACAGCCCTACAGTAAATCCTACCACCATGAAGGTTAtaatcttctttttttgaccaatgtgttgctgcattaaaaaggtttacacttgaattttaaattcctgttaattttgaagatttcttttACCAAgatgctggtgtacgatttattattttaataataaataacaattcagtaagttacattttgttttacaaagcaatgtttaagtcaagcctgatgtttccttacacataaaagaatgatcccagtcacttccacactgTGACACATACAGcgtattaattaaacactggtatcagattggtACTCTACTCTAGAgtatatcggccgatacccaaagcccaggtatcgctatcggtattgggactaaaaaagtcagatcggtgcatcccttatTACAGTGAGAGGTGTTTAGTGTATTTGTGGCTAACTAATGACTATTTTTACTATCAATTATATCTGCCAATTCTTTTCCATAAAAtagtcagaaaatagtgaaatattCATACTATAACTAAGGACCTAGGGTGACATATTCATGATATATTTGTAAATTGCAAAtagttttgtccgaccaacagaccaaaacccaaaagatattcactttactgtCATATATGTATTAGAAAAGCAGGACATTTCACAATTTGAGGAGCTGGAACCAGCGCAGTATAATGTTGGATTTACTGCAGGATTGTCATATTAGACTGTATAATTTGTAGCTAGGTGTGACTAATAAACTGACAACTGCCTGTTCATTGAAATTACGTTTGGCAAGAGTGTGGTTGATGGGTATTTTACATCTTGAGTGACTGCTGCTGCGGTATCCCCCCTTGCACAAGATAAGGAAACCTAGCCTTTTCCTGCAGCGCTGCAGTGCCAACATCTTTGCACTCTGACCTCTCTGATGAAATACACATGTGCAGGGGGCTTTTTCAGAGTTTTTGTAACCAGCGGGGGATTATGCAGAGTTATACATTTCTAATTAATCTGAGGCTGATGAGGTCCGTCATCTTCGTAGCTTCATACCTTAGGCTGTGTGGTGTGGAGAAAGTGTTGGAGAAAGGGGATTCGCCCTGCCCACAGGCTGTTTCcattctccactggaaggggggTAGAACCAGTTCTGCTTTAGGAATTTGTGTCGTCGACACCCATAACCCTGATCATGTGATGGCCTGAAGCCCTAGTAGTCCTCCAGTGACCTTTAGGGTCAACAACACCCATCTCATTGGTCAACAGAACGTGCATAGCTCTTAGATGTCCCTTGAGATTGAGATGGACGGCTTGGGCTCCATCCTCAAAGTCTGCAAAGAGACAAGAGCTGTAGTGATAATAAACTCTACTTTATCTACTTGTTTGCAGTCCCTCAAGCTGATATTTGTAGCTCTGTAGCTCAATTTCTATAAGAACCTGATGTCAAAGTGGATGCCTATTGAAGCAGGATGACCATTAGAGGGGTATATAGAATAGATTTACATGTTTGCACTGTAACCGTGTGCCAGAAATTggacaatttttttaattagctTGCCTTAGAGATTATGTGAGAATGGTATTCTTGAAATTGTCATAAAAGGAGATCAAAAAGGATCTCTGTCTGTGTACAAAGACTATTAAGGCAGCATGTATAGGAAGCAGCCTGAACACTCTGGTTGTCATTGATTTTACAAAATCTGCTGTTCAAAGTTTATTTAGAACGATAATATTTTGCATGTCTGGTGTCCAGGAAGACATTTCAATTcacaaataacttatttttactCTTAAATTAACATTACAAAACAGGTCCAAATACCCACTTGTACGATACAGTGAACAAATTAGCCggggatgtttttgttttgctgagCCGCACACCAGTAATTGGCATAATTTTCTGTGACATTAGTCCTAGACAAATCGTCTCCAGCGTCACAAAATGATTCTCCGCTCTTGTGTTGAGCTAGCCTTTACAAGGTCGTTAGATCGCCCCCGTCAGCCTGACACTTTGTGGTCACAATAAACTCTGGTCTCCTTCCAGACAGGAAACTCAttgctgcttgtgtgtgtgtgtgtgtcttttgtgCAGGTTGAAGAATGGAGTTGGCCAACCATGGTCTTatcctgctgcagcagcttaACGCTCAGAGGGAGTTTGGCTTCCTGTGCGACTGCACCGTGGCTATCGGAGATGTCTTCTTCAAAGCCCACAAGGCTGTCCTCGCCGCCTTCTCCAACTACTTCAGAATGCTCTTCATTCATCAGGACAGGTACAGGATGAATGTATTAATAGTGGTATCAGACACTACATCTGAACTACATCTCTTGTCTCACACAGTATACGTCATCAACACTAGCTAGCAAactaacttagctatgaccacaaacaaaaaaacttacctgatgtgttttatcgaGCGACTCCTGATCTTTTTATCAGGCAGGAAGCGAAAAAACGAGCAAGACCAGTTGCTCTTGTGAGTACATCTcagtacaaaacacacaggcatcgtagcttcagcaaGGGAAACGTCACTACctgacttttgggtgtgtcgtctttctaattatgtattttcacagtctgatacttcaacatttttgcaacaaactgtgactttcttgtattgcaaaattatcttttaatttgacaaacatcatatgtgtgattcatggcgtaattcaaaatatttgtctctcgccgttgactaccactcatattttttccgaaataaggtcccatggtggtccaccggaaggggaggggcTTCGCCTCTCTATGGCGAGGTTCCCTCactgaaggacacacagaccCAAACAGATTTATTCACATTCAAGTTTTCAACGACCTGTGACCAGCCGATTTTTCCTCATATAGTAAAGAAATGAGGAGCAGTCACTGCTGTTAATAATGATCTGATATAATCAAGACAACGTTTGTCACTAGTTAACTGTGatgtctttgtgtttcagtGACTGCGTGCGCCTGAAGGCCGCTGACATACAGCCAGATATCTTCAGCTACCTCCTCAACCTGATGTACACGGGCAAGCTCGCACCCCAGTTGATAGACCCCGCACGGCTGGAGCAGGGGGTCAGATTCCTGCACGCTTATCCGCTCTTGCAGGAGGCCAGCCAGTCCGTGTATTCACACGCCGAGCAGCACAGCGTCaacctctccacctccctctacGGCATCCAGATCTCCGACCAACAGGTAGGGCTGGCGGCTAGACGGCAGGTCTCCTCACCTTTTGACATGGAGCAGCTGAGCTCGGAGGGGAAGTATCCGTCCACGCCATCCGTCACAGCTTCATATGCTAATTCCTTACTGTCCAAGCTAGCTTCTTCACCGCCAGACGCGGAGGCTTCCACCAGCGGCACCAAGCCTACACTCGAGGAGGGGGGAATGGACTTGCTAAGTGCAGACGTTTCCTCAGTTAGTGCCATCCTCCATGTAAAGCCAAGCATCATGAAGAGGAATTCCTCCTTTAGGAAGCATTACTCCTGTCATCTGTGCAGGCGTCGATTCACCCAGAGAAGCCTGCTGAGAGAGCATCTCCTCCAACACACCCATTCTCTGCAGCAGGTGCCGGCCGAGCCCAGCAACGCACTCTCACCTATGAGCAGAGAACACACCATGCTAGAGTTAGAGGGGGTCTTGAAGGGAAGCACAGCCACAGCAGTAGAGATAATCAGCGACAGCGAGCAGACGCCCGTTTCAGGCACCAACTCGGACTCTCCCCGAGCAGAGGTGTCCACGTCCAGCTGGGGTGTGGGAGGATTAAACTCCCAGGCGGACACACCGCCTCCGTCAGACATCGCGGACATCGACAACCTGGAGAGCGCCGACTTGGACAGGGAGGTGAAGCGGCGGAAGTACGAGTGCTCCACCTGCGGGCGCAAGTTCATTCAGAAGAGCCACTGGCGCGAGCACATGTACATCCACACGGGCAAGCCCTTCAAATGCAGCGCTTGCGGCAAGAGCTTCTGCCGGGCCAACCAGGCGGCCCGCCACGTGTGCCTGAACCAGGGCGCCGACACCTACACCATGGTGGACCGACAGAGCATGGAGCTGTGCGCCGCCGGCGACGACAGCAGCCAGATGGAGGCGATGTTCTTGGACT is drawn from Sebastes umbrosus isolate fSebUmb1 chromosome 18, fSebUmb1.pri, whole genome shotgun sequence and contains these coding sequences:
- the zbtb2b gene encoding zinc finger and BTB domain-containing protein 2b; amino-acid sequence: MELANHGLILLQQLNAQREFGFLCDCTVAIGDVFFKAHKAVLAAFSNYFRMLFIHQDSDCVRLKAADIQPDIFSYLLNLMYTGKLAPQLIDPARLEQGVRFLHAYPLLQEASQSVYSHAEQHSVNLSTSLYGIQISDQQVGLAARRQVSSPFDMEQLSSEGKYPSTPSVTASYANSLLSKLASSPPDAEASTSGTKPTLEEGGMDLLSADVSSVSAILHVKPSIMKRNSSFRKHYSCHLCRRRFTQRSLLREHLLQHTHSLQQVPAEPSNALSPMSREHTMLELEGVLKGSTATAVEIISDSEQTPVSGTNSDSPRAEVSTSSWGVGGLNSQADTPPPSDIADIDNLESADLDREVKRRKYECSTCGRKFIQKSHWREHMYIHTGKPFKCSACGKSFCRANQAARHVCLNQGADTYTMVDRQSMELCAAGDDSSQMEAMFLDSSKPYKCNICATTFSSPNEVIKHLCFTQGGLVGLQGNTGAGMLLQRDELSKDDGSDLSNSGTPLEPIKTEEILVE